DNA sequence from the Pseudomonas tritici genome:
GCCATGACCGCCTGCGCCTGGAAGGCATGGCCCGACGTCTGCGTCACCCTGGCGAGCGTCTGCGCCAACAGGCCCAGCGCCTGGATGACCTGGACATGCGCCTGCGCCGTGCGTTCGAGCGCAGCCTCAATACCCGGCGCGAACGCTTGATCCGCCTGGAAACCCGTCTTGCCGGCCAACACCCCGGCCGCCAACTGGCCCTGCTGCGTCAGCGCCTGGACAGCCTCGCCGAACGCCTGCCCCGCGCCATGCGCGAAGGCCTCAAGGCGCGGCGCCTGCAACTGCAAAGCCAGGTGCAGACGCTGCAGGTGGTCAGCCCGCTGGCGACCCTGGGCCGTGGTTACAGCATCCTGCTGGACGAACGCGGCCAGGCCATTCGCAACGCCGCGCAGACCCACACCGGCCAGCGCCTCACCGCGCGTCTCGGTGAGGGCCAATTGCAAGTACGGGTGGAAGACAACCACCTGACACCCGTCACCCTTTCGTTATTGGATTGATTAATGCCACGTCTCTTTAGTCTGTTGATGCTGCTGTGCCTCGCCGTAAATGCCCAGGCCGACAGCTATATCACGCGCACCTTGAACAAACCCGTGCCGGGTGGCGTTGCAGTCGTAGAACTCGGCCCCTCGGCGGCAGCGCCGAAAGCCACCTATCAAGGCAAACCGGTACTGGTAGTGAAGGAGGCGGACAACTGGCTGGCGATTGTCGGCATCCCGTTGACCGTTAAACCGGGCAACGAGCGCCTCAGCAGCGGCGGGCGCAGCCTGCCGTTTATCGTCGGTTACAAGAAGTACCCGGAACAGCGCATCACCCTGAAAAACAAAAGCCAGGTAAACCCTGAACCGGCGCAACTCAAGCGCATCGAAGGCGAACTGGCGGTGCAGCTCAAGGCCTACCGCAGTTTCAGCCCGAACCTGCCGAGCAACCTGGTGCTGGATAAACCGGTGAACGGGCCGCTGTCGAGCAAGTTTGGCGTACGCCGTTTCTTCAACGGTGAAGAACGCAATCCGCATTCCGGCCTGGATTTCGCCGTACCCGCGGGCACTCCAATCAAGACCCCGGCGAACGGCAAGGTGATTCTCACCGGTAACTACTTCTTCAACGGCAATACGGTGTTCGTCGACCACGGCCAGGGCTTTATCAGCATGTTCTGCCACATGTCGAAGATCGACGTGAAAGTGGGCGATCAACTCACGCGCGGCGCAGTGGTCGGCAAGGTCGGTTCAACGGGCCGTGCGACCGGACCGCACATGCACTGGAATGTCAGCCTGAACGATGCACGGGTCGACCCGGCAATCTTTATCGGCGCGTTCCAACCCTGAACCGTCCGATTGCGCGCTCGATAATGGGCGCGCAATTAAAACCAGCCATCACCTTATAACCAAGCACAAAATCTCGTTTCCTACGCAGATAACAGAACTTCTCTCAATTTTTCTCGACTGCTTGCCATCTTTCACCCCGGCGGTTAGGGTTGAGCTTATGAAAACCTCTCACACCCTCATTCAGCTCCGCCAGCACCGCAGTTTGTGCCTCGTCAGCGCACGACTGCCAAGCTGAATCGATCTGCCTCGTCTATACGTTTTATCCCTAAAAACAGTTCTACGGCAGGCCGCCTTTTCTCGGCCCCTACTACAAAGGATTTCCCGATGAGCATGCTCAAAGACCCGTCTTCGAAGTACCGCGCGTTTCCGACCATCGATATCCCGGACCGCACCTGGCCATCGAAGACCATCACCGAAGCGCCGATCTGGTGCAGCTCCGACCTGCGTGATGGCAACCAGTCGCTGATCGAGCCAATGGACGCCGCAAAAAAGCTGCGCTTCTGGAAGACCCTGGTAGCGGTAGGCGTTAAAGAAATCGAAGCCTCGTTCCCGGCTGCGTCGCAAACCGACTTCGACTTCGTACGCACCCTGATCGAAGACAACCACATCCCCGAGGACACCACCATCCAGGTGCTGACCCAGGGCCGTGAAGACTTGATCGCGCGCACGTTCGAATCCCTGCGCGGCGCCAAGAAAGCCATCGTTCACTTGTACAACGCCACATCGCCGTCGTTCCGTCGCATCGTGTTCAACCAGGACAAGGACGGCATCAAGGCCATCGCGGTCAACGCCGCCAAGCTGTTCGTCAAATACGCCGCCCAGCAGCCGGAGACCCAATGGACCTTCGAATACTCCCCGGAGACCTTCAGCGCGACTGAGCTGGAGTTCGCCAAGGAAGTGTGTGACGCGGTGATCGAGGTGTGGAACCCGACGCCTGAGCACAAGATGATCCTCAACCTGCCGGCCACCGTGGAATGCGCCACGCCAAACATCTATGCCGACCAGATCGAGTGGTTCGGTCGCCATATCAACCGTCGTGACAGCGTGATCATCAGCCTGCACACCCACAACGACCGTGGCACCGGCGTGGCCGCCACCGAGCTGGGCCTGATGGCCGGCGCCGACCGTGTCGAAGGCTGCCTGTTCGGCAACGGCGAGCGTACCGGTAACGTCGACCTGGTCACCGTGGCCTTGAACATGTACACCCAGGGCCTCGACCCGCAGCTGGATTTCTCCGACATCGACGGCGTGCGCAAAGTCGTCGAAGAGTGCAACCAGATCCAGGTGCACCCACGTCACCCGTACGTTGGCGACCTGGTGCACACCGCGTTCTCCGGCTCCCACCAGGATGCGATCCGCAAAGGTTTCTCCCAGCAGAAAGACGATGCGCTGTGGGAAGTGCCGTACTTGCCGATCGACCCAGCGGACATTGGTCGCAGCTACGAAGCGGTGATCCGTGTAAACAGCCAGTCGGGCAAAGGCGGCATCGCCTACCTGCTGGAGCAGGAATACGACATCAGCTTGCCGCGCCGCATGCAGATCGAGTTCAGCCAAGTGGTACAGGCCGAGACCGACCGCGTCGGCCTGGAGATGACCGCGCCGCAGATCTACGCGTTGCTGCAGCGTGAATACCTGCAAGCCAACACCCCGTACGCGCTGGTCAGCCATCGTCTGCAGGAAGAGAACGGCAACAGCTTTGTCGAAGTGGAAGTTTCGGGCAAAGGCCAGGGAGAAACCAACCTGCACTGGAAAGGCAAGGGCAACGGCGCGCTGGAAGCGCTGGTGGCGGGCTTGCCGATTGGCGTGGAGATCATGGACTACAACGAACATGCGATTGGCGCGGGGACCAACGCCAAGGCGGCGGCCTACATTGAGCTGCGTGTGAACGGTGAGCGTCCCGTGCATGGTGTGGGGATTGATGAAAACATCACCACTGCCAGCTTTAAAGCGCTGTTCAGTGCGCTGAACCGGTCGTTGAGCCAGTTGGAAGCGAAAGCGGCGTAACTGACCGCTGAATGCGAAAGGCCCCTGGGTGAGAACTCAGGGGCCTTTTTGTTGGACTTGGATTTTGTGCTGTTTGTGAAGGCCTCATCGCGGGCAAGCCCGGCTCCCACACTTGACTGGGTTCACACATCAAACTGTGGGAGCGGGCTCGCCCGCGATGGCGGTCTTTCAGACAAACAGAAAGTTGTCGGCATCCAGGTTCGCCGGAAACCGCGTACGATACGCCGCCAGCTCGGCCGCCTCCAGACACACCTCAAACACACCATCCGCCTCCCCGGCACTCAGCAAGGTCTCACCCTGGAAGTCCAGCACCTGGCTATCCCCGGTGTAGGCAAACCCCTTCCCGTCCGTCCCCACCCGATTGACCGCCGCCACATAGCACAGGTTTTCAATCGCCCGCGCCGGCAACAGCCGATTCCAATGCTGGCGCCGCGCGCCCGGCCAGTTGGCCGTGTACAGCAGCAGGTCGGTGTCCTGGGCATCGCGGCTCCACACCGGAAAGCGCAGGTCATAGCAAATCAACGGGCGAATACGCCAACCCTTCAACTCAAATTGCACCTGCCGCTCGCCGGGGGTGTAGTGATCATGCTCGCCGGCCATGCGGAACAGGTGGCGCTTGTCGTAATGCAGCACTTCGCCATCCGGCCGCGCCCACAGCAGGCGGTTGCGATGGCTGCCGTCGGCGGCCTGGATGATCAAACTGCCGGTGATCACCGCGTTGTACTTCGCCGCCTGGGCCTGGAGCCAGCGATGGGTGGGGCCGTTTTCCGGTTCGGCCTGAGTGGCCGACTCCATGGAAAAACCGGTGGTGAACATCTCCGGCAGCACGATCAGGTCGGCGCCCTTGGCCTGCTCCAGCAGCCGTTCGAAGTGCTCGAGATTGGCCTGGCGGTCGTGCCACACCAGGGTAGTCTGGACCAGAGCGATGTTCAGGTTTGGTAACGCAGTCAAATCACGCATAGTTTCTCGGCTGCTTGTTGCAGCGTTTCCTCGCGTTTGGCAAAGCACAGGCGCACCAGGCGCTGGCCTTGGGGTGGGGTCTGGTAGAACACCGAGACAGGGATGGTTGCCACGCCGTGTTCGCGGGTCATCCAGAGGGACATGGCGACGTCGTCCAGGTCCGGGCGGATCTGTGAGTAATCGACCAACTGGAAGTAGGTGCCGGTGACGCGAGTAAAGCTGAAACGCGACGGTGCCAGCAGGTCACAGAACAGGTCGCGCTTGGCCTGGTAGAAGGCCGGCAGTTCATCGACGTGCTCTGGGTGGTCGGCCATAAAATCGGCCAATGCGAACTGCAACGGCGTCACGCCGCAGAAGTTAACGTATTGGTGCACTTTGCGCAGTTCGGCGGTAAGGGCCGGTGGCGCGACGACGTAGCCGGTTTTCCAGCCGGTGACGTGGTAGGTTTTGCCAAAGGAACTGACCACAAAGGCGCGCTGGTACAGCTCTTCGTGGGCCAGCACGCTGACATGGGGCACACCGTCGAATACCAGGTGTTCGTAGACCTCGTCGCTGACCAGGTAGATATCGCGGTCGCGGATCAACGCCGCCAGTTGGTCCAACTCGGCGCGGCTGATCAAGGCGCCAGTGGGGTTGTGCGGAGTGTTGAGGATGATCATGCGCGTGCGCGGCGACAGCGCAGCCTTGATCTTTTCGACGTCGAGAGCAAAGCCTTGCAGGCTCAGTTGCACATGCACGCAACGGCCACCGGCCAGTTCGACCGAGGGCTCATAGCTGTCATAGCATGGGTCGAACACGATGACTTCATCACCACTGCGAATCACCGCCTGGATTGCGCAGAAGATCGCAGCGGTAGCACCAGGGGTGATGGTCACTTCGCTGTCGGCATCCACCGTGGCGCCATAGCTGCGGGCGATCTTGGCCGCCACTTGTTGACGCAAGGCTGGCAGGCCGGTCATCGGTGAATATTGGTTGTGTCCGCTGGCAACGTGCTTGCCCACGGCATCGAGCAAACCTTGGGGACCGTTGAAGTCCGGGAAGCCCTGGGACAGGTTGAGCGCACCGGTTTCGGCAGCGAGTTGCGACATGGTGGTGAAAATGGTGGTGCCGACATTTGGCAGCTTGCTGGTGATCATCGGAGGCCCCTGCAGGTGAGCCCCAAGTTTTAAGCTGCCAATTGAAGCGGGTCAAGGCACAAACCGTCGCGCACAAAAAAGGGCTCGTAAAGAGCCCTTTTTTGATAAGTCGATGTCAGCGCTTGTCGCGGCGCTTTTTGTCGGCTTTCTTGTGGTGCGTCATCATCCGGCGCTTTTTGTTCACTTGGCGGTCGGTGAGGCTGTTCTTGTTACCTTCGTACGGGTTTTCGCCACCCTTGAACTCGATACGGATCGGCGTACCGACCAGCTTCAAGACACGGCGATAGGTGTTTTCCAGGTAACGCACATAGGACTTCGGCACCTTCTCGATCTGGTTACCGTGGATCACGATAATCGGCGGGTTGGCACCACCCAAGTGGGCGTAACGCAGTTTGATCCGGCGGTTGTTGACCATCGGCGGTGCATGCTCGCCCACCGCATCTTCCAGGATCTGGGTGAGGCGGTTGGTCGGCCAGCGGGTGACCGCGGACTTGAACGAGTTCTGTACGGACGCGTAGAGGTTACCCACGCCGGTGCCGTGCAGTGCCGAGATAAAGTGGATATCGGCGAACTCGACGAAGAACAGGCGACGCTGCAGCTCGATCTTGACGAAATCGCGCTCGCTCGGCGTCATGCCGTCCCACTTGTTGATCGCGATCACCAGTGCCCGACCAGCCTCAAGGGCAAAGCCCAGCAGGTTGAGGTCGTGGTCGACCACGCCTTCGCGGGCGTCCATCACGAAGATCACCACGTTGGCGTCTTTGATCGCCTGCAGGGTTTTCACCACCGAGAACTTTTCAACTTCCTCGTGGATTTTGCCGCGCTTGCGCACACCAGCGGTGTCGATCAGCGTGTATTTTTCTTCGTTACGTTCGAACGGGATGTAGATGCTGTCGCGGGTGGTGCCGGGCTCGTCATAGACGATTACCCGGTCTTCACCGAGCATGCGGTTGACCAGGGTCGACTTGCCGACGTTAGGGCGACCGATGATGGCGATCTTGATACCGTCTTTTTCACTCGGGCCAGGAATGCGCTTGGCTTCCTCACCTTCGGCGACGATCTCTTCTTCACCCTCTTCTTCCTCAGCGTCATCCTTTGGGAAAGTGCTAAGGGCAATTTCCAGCATCTGGGTGATGCCGCGACCGTGAGCACCGGCGACCGGGATCGCGTCGCCCAGGCCCATCGGGCTGAATTCGGCACGGGCCTGCTCAGGATCGATGTTGTCGATCTTGTTAGCGACCAGATAGGAACGCTTGTTGCGCTTGCGCAGGTGCTCGCCAATCATCTGGTCAGCAGCGGTGTAGCCCGCACGGGCGTCCACCAGGAACAACACGACATCAGCTTCTTCAATGGCCAGCAGCGACTGCTCGGCCATCTTTTCGTCCATGCCATGTTCGTCACCGGAGATACCACCGGTGTCGACAATAATGTAGGAGCGCCCTTGCCACTTTGCCTCACCGTATTGGCGATCACGGGTCAGACCGGACAAGTCGCCGACGATGGCGTCGCGAGTCCTGGTCAGGCGATTGAACAAGGTGGACTTGCCGACGTTAGGTCGGCCCACCAGGGCGATTACGGGAACCATGCGGCTCTCCACTTCGTTATTTCAGAAAATACAAAAGCCGCTGCAAGGCAGCGGCTGGTGCTCGGGGCAGCATCATCAGATGCCGCATGCCTCGCCGAAGCGAGGCCGCCTGGGTGTTACCCCAAGCATAGTTCTTACTTGATGGTCAGGGCTTCCAGCTTGCCGCTGTTGCCATACACATAAAGCATGTTACCCACCACCAGCGGACGCGCACGCAGGCCGTCGCTGTCGATACGCTCGCGACCTACGAAGCGACCGTCTACCTGGCTCAGCAGGTGCAGGTAGCCTTCGAAGTCACCGACCGCGACGTAGCTGGAGAACACTTCCGGTGCCGACAGTTGGCGGCGAGCCAGGGAGTCGTTGCTCCACAGTGCAGTGGTGGAACGCTCGTCGACACTTTCAACGGTGCCGGACGCAAGGCTTACGTAGACGCTGCCAAACCCTTGGGCGACACCTGCGTAGCTGGAAGCATCACGCTGCCAGTTAACGCGGCCGCTCTGCAGGTCCAGTGCGGCAACGCGGCCCTGGTAAGTGGCGACATAGAGGGTTTCACCGGACAACAGCAAGCCGCCGTCGATGTCCACTACGCGGTCCAGCTCGGAACGACCTTGCGGAATGGCCACACGGGTTTCCCAGGCCGGCACGCCGTTCTGAGTGTTCAGGGCGACCACTTTACCGGTCGACAGGCCCGCAACGGCCAGATTGTTGGTCACAATCGGACCACTGGTACCACGCAACGTCAGTACCGCAGGGGTGCTGTCGTACAACCAACGCTGTTCGCCAGTGCTGGCGTCGAGGCCGATGACGCGGTCGTCCTGCGTCTGTACCACGACGATATCGCCGTTGGTAGCAGGCGGTGCGAGTACTTCACTGGTCACGCGAGCGCGCCATTTCTCTTCACCGGTGCTGGAATCCAGCGCCACGACTTCGCCCTTGAGCGTGCCGAGCATCACCATGCCATAACCCACGCCTACGGCGCCGGAGACAGGCAATTCGAGATCCTTGGACCACTTCACGTCGCCGTTCATGCGGTCCATGGAGGTCACAACGCCAGTCACGTCAGCGGCCACAATGTTGTCACCGTCGATTGCCGGTACCAACATGTTGTAGGTGTCGCCCTGACCGTCACCAATGGAGCGGCTCCACTGCTTTTGCAGGACCACTTCTTCCTTGAAGCTGGTCAGCTCGGCAGGAGGCAGTTCTTTTTTACTGTTGCTGCTGCAACCCGCGGCCAGAACGGCCAGAGCCAGCAATGCTGCATGTTTCCAACGGATCACGTCACGCATCCCCTTTGGCCAAGTCGTCCAGCTTGATTTGTAAGCCACCGACCGCCGCTTCATCAGACAGCGCCGCCTTGGCTTTTTTGTACGCAGCATTGGCTTCGTCGGTACGACCCAATTGGACCAACAGGTCGCCCTTGAGCTCTTCGCGAGTGGCTACAAATGCCTTGTCAGCATCGCCGTCGAGCAGTTTGAGTGCTTCGTCAGCCTTATTCTGTGCCGCGAGTACCTGAGCCAGGCGCTGACGTGCGATTTCACCCAGGGTCGGGTTGGTCGGCTTGTCGGCGACAGCCTTCAGTTCTGCGGCGGCGTCGTCCAGCTTGCCGGTGTCGACCGCAACTTTCGCGACGAACAGGCTGCCGTATTGGGCGTAGGTGCTACCGCCGAATTCGTTCTTCAGCTTGCCGGCCAGGTCAGCGACCTGCGCGGGGTCCGGCTTGCCATCTGGCGTCAGCGTGGTTTCCAGCAATTGCTGATAGAGGATCGAGGCGCCTTGGGACTGGTTGGCCTGATATTTGGTCCAGGCTTGCCAGCCGAACACCACTACTAAAGCCAGCAGACCGCCAGTAACCAGGGGCTTGCCATTACGCTGCCACCAGTCCTTGAACTCGGCCAGTTGATCATCATCAGAACTCGACACCCCAATACTCCTTAATCGCTAAATTCGGCTGTTCGACAGCTTCAACCCTGCACGACGCAGGTGGCCAAGTGCGCAGCGAGCGCATCAAAGGCAATGTTCTGTTGCTCGCCCTGGCCACGCAGGGGTTTAAAACCTATCACTTGCTGGGCCAATTCGTCATCGCCGAGGATCAGTGCATACAGCGCACCGCTCTTGTCGGCCTTTTTGAACTGGCTCTTGAAGCTACCAGCGCCGGCATTGACCTGCAGGCGCAGGTTCGGCAGTTGGTCGCGCACTTTTTCGCTCAGGGCCAGGGCCGCCAGTTCGGCAGCCTCGCCAAAGGCGCAGAGGTACACGTCCACCTGACGGGAAATTTCTTCAGGGACTTGCTCCAGGGTTTCCAGCAGCAGGATCAGCCGCTCGATGCCCATGGCGAAGCCCACACCCGTGGTCGGCTTGCCGCCCATCTGCTCGACCAGGCCGTCGTAGCGGCCACCGGCACACACGGTGCCCTGGGCGCCGAGCTTGTCGGTGACCCACTCGAAGACAGTCTTGCTGTAGTAGTCGAGGCCGCGCACCAGCTTGGTGTTGATCACGAACGGAATACCGGCCGCATCCAGGCGAGCCTTGAGGCCCTCGAAGTGGATACGGGATTCGTCGTCCAGGTAATCGGCCATTTTCGGCGCATTGATCAATACGGCCTGGGTATCGGCGTTCTTGGTGTCCAGTACGCGCAGCGGGTTGGTCTTCAGACGGCGCTGGCTGTCTTCGTCCAACTTGTCCAGGTGGGCTGACAGGTACTCGACCAGGGCCACCTTGTAGCGGCCGCGGGATTCGCTGGTGCCCAGGCTGTTGAGCTCAAGCTTGACCGCGTCGCGGATGCCCAGCAGGCCCCACAGGCGCCAGGTCAATACGATCAGCTCGGCATCAATGTCTGGGCCATCGATGTTGAACACTTCCAGGCCGATCTGGTGGAACTGGCGATAACGGCCTTTTTGCGGACGCTCGTGGCGGAACATCGGGCCGATGTACCACAACTTCTGCGGCTGGCCAGCACCGGTGAGACCATGCTCAAGCACGGCGCGCACGCACGCGGCAGTACCTTCCGGACGCAAGGTCAGGGAGTCACCGTTGCGGTCTTCGAAGGTGTACATCTCTTTTTCGACGATGTCAGTCACTTCACCGATGGAGCGCTTGAACAGCTCGGTGAACTCGACGATCGGCATGCGGATCTGCTTGTAACCGTAGTTATCCAGCAGGCGCGCGACAGTGCTTTCGAAGTAGCGCCACAGCGGCGTCTGCTCCGGCAGGATGTCGTTCATGCCACGAATGGCTTGCAGAGACTTGCTCACATCAAATCCTTAAATTCGTTCAATCAGCCGCGCGCTATCAGCGCTGCGTCAGCTGCAACCTTTTCGGCCGCTTTCTGGCGGATCAGCCTTTCGAGCTCATCCACCAGATTGTCATTCGTTAACTTCTGCGCCGGCTTGCCGTCGATGTAGATCAGGTTCGGGGTACCGCCAGTCAGGCCCACATGGGCTTCCTTGGCTTCGCCTGGCCCGTTCACCACGCAACCGATCACTGCAACATCCAGCGGCACCAGCAGGTCTTCGAGGCGCAATTCCAGATCGTTCATGGTTTTCACCACGTCGAAGTTCTGCCGCGAGCAGCTCGGGCAGGCAATGAAATTGATGCCACGGGAACGCAAACGCAGGGATTTGAGAATGTCGTAACCGACTTTCACTTCCTCTACGGGGTCTGCCGCCAGGGAGATGCGGATAGTATCGCCAATCCCTTCGGCGAGCAGCATACCGAGACCCACCGCAGATTTCACTGTGCCTGAACGTAAACCGCCCGCTTCAGTGATACCCAAGTGCAGTGGCTGTACGATTTCCTTAGCCAGCAAGCGGTAGGCTTCGACCGCCATGAACACGTCGGAGGCCTTTACGCTGACCTTGAAGTCCTGGAAATTCAGGCGTTCAAGGTGTTCGACGTGGCGCAGTGCCGATTCAACCAGCGCTGCCGGGGTGGGCTCGCCGTATTTCTTTTGCAGGTCTTTTTCCAGGGAACCGGCGTTGACGCCGATGCGGATCGGAATGCCACGGTCACGAGCAGCATCAACCACAGCGCGAACACGGTCTTCACGACCGATGTTGCCCGGGTTGATACGCAGGCAATCCACACCCAACTCGGCTACGCGCAATGCGATCTTGTAGTCGAAGTGAATGTCGGCAACCAACGGCACCTTGACCAGTTGCTTGATGCGACCGAAAGCTTCGGCAGCGTCCATGTCCGGCACGGACACCCGCACAATGTCCACGCCAGCGGCTTCCAGGCGGTTAATCTGGGCAACGGTGGCGGCCACGTCATTGGTGTCGCTGTTGGTCATGCTTTGTACCGCGATGGGGGCATCGCCACCCACCGGCACCGAGCCGACCCAGATCTTGCGCGATACGCGACGTTTGATTGGAGATTCGCCGTGCATGACTATTGTCCCAACTTCAGGCGAGCTGTCTCGCCACTGGTGAACGGCGCCACGTCTACAGGCTGGCCGTTATAGGCCACTTGCGCGCCGCGGGCAAAGCCCAGACGCAGCGTCAAAGGAGACTTGCCGCCCTGATCAAGCGTATCTCCCTTACGCTTCAGACCGCTGAACAGCACTTTGCCATTACCATCGGTGAGTTGCGTCCAGCAGTCAGCGACAAAGGTGATCTGTACGCGGCCATCACCGGCGATCAACGCTGGGGTGGTGGGCGGCGAAATCGTAGCGGCTGGAGCTGGAGTCGCTGGCGCCTGCGCAGGAGCGGCCGGGGTATGGGCCTGGGCAACAGGGGCGGTCGGCGTGTGAGCCGGTGCAGCCGGTGTCGCGGGAGTCGGTAGGGCAGCGGTCGCGTCAGGCGCGGTTTCCGGTGCTGGCTGCTCAGTGGCAGTTGGCGCTTCAGGCGCGGCCTGGCCTTCGACAACGGCCTGGTCTTCCGGCTCGTCCAGCGGATGAATCTGAGTGGTGCCGTCGGCGCTTTCGACTTCGACGTGCTCCATGGCGTTGCTGGTCATGTCCTTGGTGCGCTGGGAGGCCTGGTCTTGCCACCAGACGAAACCGCCGCCAATGACAGCAACCAGCAACAACAGGCTGACAATTCGCAAAATAGTGTGGGAAACCCGCACTGGCTCTTCGATTCGACCCAAGCCATGCACATTGCTGCCTTGGGAGTCGGTACCGGTGAATTGATCGAATTGCTGGACCAATATGGCCTGGTCAATACCCAGCAATTTGGCATAGGCACGGATATAGCCACGGGCAAAGGTATGCCCAGGCAGCTTATCGAACGCGCCGGCTTCCAGGTTGCCAAGGGACGTGGTGGTCAAATTGAGCTTGAGGGCCACTTCCGCCAGCGACCAACCATTGCTTTCGCGGGCCTGACGCAAGGTGTCGCCTGGGTTTACGCGATTAGCTGCTACAACTTCCGGGTGCGCCGCTTTCATCATTGCTCCGACAGGTATTGCTGATATTCCGGCGTACCGGGATAGAGTCGTTCGAGTTGCTGGCCAAAACGTGCGGCTGTGTCGCGTTCTTCATGAACCGTCGCCAGGCGCACACCGAGCAATAGACTACGTGCATTTTGCCCGCTGAGCAGGCTAAAACGCTCGTAATAGTCACGTGCCGGCACATAATGCCTGTCTTCGTAGGACAACTCAGCCATTTCGAGCAATGCCCGAGGCTGGCGACCGTTCAAATGCAGGGCTTTTTCCAGTTGTTGGCGGGCGCTGTCGCGTTGACCGAGACGCATGGAGGTCACCCCGAGGTTCTCGAACACCCGCGAACGCTCAGGATAAAGGGTATCGGCGCTGGCTTGCTGAAAATAACGAGCGGCCTGGTCATAACGTTTCTGCGCAAACAGAAAGCTGCCGTAATTGTTCAGCAGCCGCGGGCCTGCAGGTTTTGAGGCGAGTGCCTTGAGGAAATACTGCTCAGCCAGTTCAGGCTCGGCCTGGGCCTGGAACACCAGTGCCAGCGCGCCATTGGCGTCAGCATCGTCGCTGTCCAGCTCAAGGGCCTTCTTCAACGGCACCTTGGCCTGCTCGCTCATGCCTTGCTGCAGGTAACCCAAGCCCAATTGCACATAGGCAACTCGCGCCTCATCACGGCCTTTACCCGTGTGCATAGGGCTGTCATAACCCGATGAAACACAACCGGCCGCGAGACCGGTAACCAGCAAAAGCAGCGCAAGGCGCAAGGGCATAGAGATCCTCTCTCAGATTCGATTCACAGCAATCAGCGGCAAATCGTCGGCGGCGTTCAGTTCGCGTCCGGCGATAT
Encoded proteins:
- a CDS encoding RodZ domain-containing protein produces the protein MKAAHPEVVAANRVNPGDTLRQARESNGWSLAEVALKLNLTTTSLGNLEAGAFDKLPGHTFARGYIRAYAKLLGIDQAILVQQFDQFTGTDSQGSNVHGLGRIEEPVRVSHTILRIVSLLLLVAVIGGGFVWWQDQASQRTKDMTSNAMEHVEVESADGTTQIHPLDEPEDQAVVEGQAAPEAPTATEQPAPETAPDATAALPTPATPAAPAHTPTAPVAQAHTPAAPAQAPATPAPAATISPPTTPALIAGDGRVQITFVADCWTQLTDGNGKVLFSGLKRKGDTLDQGGKSPLTLRLGFARGAQVAYNGQPVDVAPFTSGETARLKLGQ
- the pilW gene encoding type IV pilus biogenesis/stability protein PilW, yielding MPLRLALLLLVTGLAAGCVSSGYDSPMHTGKGRDEARVAYVQLGLGYLQQGMSEQAKVPLKKALELDSDDADANGALALVFQAQAEPELAEQYFLKALASKPAGPRLLNNYGSFLFAQKRYDQAARYFQQASADTLYPERSRVFENLGVTSMRLGQRDSARQQLEKALHLNGRQPRALLEMAELSYEDRHYVPARDYYERFSLLSGQNARSLLLGVRLATVHEERDTAARFGQQLERLYPGTPEYQQYLSEQ
- a CDS encoding YfgM family protein, with product MSSSDDDQLAEFKDWWQRNGKPLVTGGLLALVVVFGWQAWTKYQANQSQGASILYQQLLETTLTPDGKPDPAQVADLAGKLKNEFGGSTYAQYGSLFVAKVAVDTGKLDDAAAELKAVADKPTNPTLGEIARQRLAQVLAAQNKADEALKLLDGDADKAFVATREELKGDLLVQLGRTDEANAAYKKAKAALSDEAAVGGLQIKLDDLAKGDA
- the ispG gene encoding flavodoxin-dependent (E)-4-hydroxy-3-methylbut-2-enyl-diphosphate synthase, producing MHGESPIKRRVSRKIWVGSVPVGGDAPIAVQSMTNSDTNDVAATVAQINRLEAAGVDIVRVSVPDMDAAEAFGRIKQLVKVPLVADIHFDYKIALRVAELGVDCLRINPGNIGREDRVRAVVDAARDRGIPIRIGVNAGSLEKDLQKKYGEPTPAALVESALRHVEHLERLNFQDFKVSVKASDVFMAVEAYRLLAKEIVQPLHLGITEAGGLRSGTVKSAVGLGMLLAEGIGDTIRISLAADPVEEVKVGYDILKSLRLRSRGINFIACPSCSRQNFDVVKTMNDLELRLEDLLVPLDVAVIGCVVNGPGEAKEAHVGLTGGTPNLIYIDGKPAQKLTNDNLVDELERLIRQKAAEKVAADAALIARG
- the hisS gene encoding histidine--tRNA ligase, giving the protein MSKSLQAIRGMNDILPEQTPLWRYFESTVARLLDNYGYKQIRMPIVEFTELFKRSIGEVTDIVEKEMYTFEDRNGDSLTLRPEGTAACVRAVLEHGLTGAGQPQKLWYIGPMFRHERPQKGRYRQFHQIGLEVFNIDGPDIDAELIVLTWRLWGLLGIRDAVKLELNSLGTSESRGRYKVALVEYLSAHLDKLDEDSQRRLKTNPLRVLDTKNADTQAVLINAPKMADYLDDESRIHFEGLKARLDAAGIPFVINTKLVRGLDYYSKTVFEWVTDKLGAQGTVCAGGRYDGLVEQMGGKPTTGVGFAMGIERLILLLETLEQVPEEISRQVDVYLCAFGEAAELAALALSEKVRDQLPNLRLQVNAGAGSFKSQFKKADKSGALYALILGDDELAQQVIGFKPLRGQGEQQNIAFDALAAHLATCVVQG